The nucleotide window TCCAATAAAGGGATCCAGTCCGGCTAAAATGACAGCTTTTTCAACCAGACTGTACATCACACCATATCCGTAATTAAGCAGGGCATTGGTTTCATCTTTTGCCGGTTGACGGCTTCTTCCTAAAAACTGATATGCTTTGGGTAATAATGCACTGTACTGAGTCCACCACAAGCGCCCGGCACTTCCTTCCAGTCCAAATATCCGTCCCCGCGCCTCCTCAAGGCTGCCCCTTAGTATCGATATCTCCTTACGATACGCTTTCAACCCGTTTATGCTTTGCATGATATCTCCATATAGACGGGTCCGTTTTAAAGACATCTCCTGCAGAAAAGCAATCTGGTTATCCAATTTGCGCGTCATCCATTGCAGGGCAAAGTGAAGCCCGTCAGGATGCAGACTCAATTCAAGCTGACGGCGCCGAATCCGTGTGGTACTTCCCATCCGGGCATGCCAAAAACGACCGTATGGATTACCAAATTTGTCCAGGAATACAATGTCTATGTTATTTTTTAGTGCCAATTCTACAATATCTGTACTGATATGAACACCGGTCCCTATGACTAGTGACGATATTTTTTTCACGGGGAGTCGCTGTTTCTTATCCTTTCCTGAAACTTCTATCATTTCACCACTCTTCCGCAAAAATGTCCCATATGTATTGATCACCAGATGCATCCAATCCTCCTTTATAACTAAATTAATATGTCACGATTCTATGGGAAAGCCATGTCGGCTGACAACCAGCCCTTACAAAAATAGCACCATTAAAAGATAAAGGCCTCTTCTTCTTCGGAAAATGTCACAGACCGCCTGAACCCGGTAATGCTGTCGTAATGATCCGGCACGCGTTTCAAGGGTAAATAATGAATACCGCGTTGTGTTGTCTGCAAATACCGGTACGGCACCGAAATGATGTACCGGTAAAGATCCTTTTTGATACTATGTAAAGCATTGTATTTTTCAAGTGGATCCGCCATCACGGAGATATCACAAAATCGATGCCAAATAGCTTCTGCTTTAGAATCTATAGCAACAAAAAGATCCCCCTGATAATAGCTTCTATCATCTATCAGGGTAAACCGGCCAATATCCGGATAGTTCAGGGATTGGACAGACTGAATGAAATAATCCCCTGAAGGATGTTCCATTCCCTCCTGAATCGCGGCGTAATACTCTGTAATACATTGCAAAAAATCTTTTTCTTCAATCGTGTGTCTGGTTTTATAAATGGACTTCGTTAATATCATACCTAAGGGATTTTCACCATAAATGCGTTTATAATAGAAGTTGCCTTTTTCATCGATGATTTTGAATATTTTTACTTTACCCTGTTCAGATTTAGTGCCATGACGGTTACAGCGACCAGCTGCCTGGTTTATTGTATCCAGTGGCCCAAAATCACGCCAGACCTGATCCATATCCAGATCAACTCCCGCCTCCACAAGCTGGGTTGTGATCACTAAACGGATGGATGGATCTTTCCTGATCCGGTCAATGCGCTCCTGCCTGGAAAGGGGAATGATATTGGTGGACAGGTACTCTTTCTTTAAATCGGGGAAACGACGTTGCATTTCTTCAAATAAAATCAGCGTCTCACCAATGGTATTTAAAATGACCAGAATAGAATCTTCCGTTTTTTCAATTTCTTCACTTAACATATCCGCAAATACTTTAAGGGATACTGTTTCCGGATGAAAGCTCAGAGTCACACGATTCAAGCGGGAAAAGTATTGATCTTTCCGTGGGACCAATTCATAGTT belongs to Candidatus Neomarinimicrobiota bacterium and includes:
- the cas1 gene encoding CRISPR-associated endonuclease Cas1, giving the protein MHLVINTYGTFLRKSGEMIEVSGKDKKQRLPVKKISSLVIGTGVHISTDIVELALKNNIDIVFLDKFGNPYGRFWHARMGSTTRIRRRQLELSLHPDGLHFALQWMTRKLDNQIAFLQEMSLKRTRLYGDIMQSINGLKAYRKEISILRGSLEEARGRIFGLEGSAGRLWWTQYSALLPKAYQFLGRSRQPAKDETNALLNYGYGVMYSLVEKAVILAGLDPFIGFIHTDNYNKVSLVFDVIEQYRIWVEEAVLSLFSKRLMKKEYFTSLVNGISLNEEGKRIFIPHLFEYLETPRRYRGREVSRKDQIQLDMYATARQILHIKINHQEKADET